A stretch of Verrucomicrobiota bacterium DNA encodes these proteins:
- a CDS encoding YbgA family protein, translated as KQVNVLQHVMGFFKKQLTPDEKQELLDVFEQYRRRTVPLIVPVTLLNHYVRLCGSANRSIGDYLAQQYYLHPHPIELSLRSTI; from the coding sequence CCAAGCAGGTCAACGTGCTCCAGCACGTCATGGGCTTCTTCAAGAAGCAGCTCACGCCCGACGAGAAACAGGAGCTGCTCGATGTCTTCGAGCAGTACCGCCGCCGCACCGTGCCGCTCATCGTGCCGGTCACGCTGCTCAACCACTACGTGCGCCTCTGCGGCTCCGCCAACCGCAGCATCGGCGACTACCTCGCCCAGCAATACTACCTCCACCCCCACCCGATCGAGCTGAGCCTGCGCAGCACCATCTGA
- a CDS encoding WG repeat-containing protein: MRGWSALAGCLLAIAACGAAALDLERPQWGFVDTTGEFVIAPQFDEVHDFSEGLAWVRKDGRDRVSFIDQDGKLALETTYSDVGDFHEGLAYVWAGGKCGYIDMKGKLVIPSEFPEAWSFSGGRARVKVGGWSGKYGYIDKTGTLVIDAVFDDANEFSEGLAIVQVGEKFGVINEDGEYVVEPTFEWARDFSGGMAAVRVGGKMGFIDTSGKLVIGPQYKQVGDFSEDLAAFKRDLNWGYINKTGEVVIADTFRKAEQFHDGRARAARGIDSGFIDTAGNFVIKAEGFNVYADFHEKLARIDVAMKPAFIDTTGKRVIDAKLEDAGDFHEGLARAAVVVDKQDHEKPE, encoded by the coding sequence ATGAGAGGTTGGTCTGCGCTTGCCGGTTGTCTGCTCGCGATCGCCGCCTGCGGCGCCGCCGCGCTCGATCTCGAGCGGCCGCAGTGGGGGTTTGTCGACACGACAGGCGAGTTCGTTATCGCGCCGCAGTTCGACGAGGTGCACGACTTCTCCGAGGGCCTCGCCTGGGTGCGCAAGGACGGGCGAGACCGGGTCAGCTTCATTGACCAAGACGGCAAGCTCGCGCTCGAGACCACGTACAGCGACGTGGGTGACTTCCACGAGGGGCTGGCCTACGTCTGGGCCGGCGGCAAGTGCGGCTACATCGATATGAAGGGCAAGCTTGTCATCCCGAGCGAATTCCCGGAGGCGTGGAGCTTCTCCGGCGGCCGGGCGCGCGTCAAGGTCGGCGGCTGGTCGGGCAAGTACGGCTACATCGACAAGACGGGGACGCTCGTGATCGATGCGGTGTTCGACGACGCGAACGAGTTCTCCGAAGGCCTTGCCATCGTTCAGGTCGGCGAGAAGTTCGGCGTCATCAACGAGGACGGCGAGTACGTTGTCGAGCCGACGTTCGAGTGGGCGCGCGACTTCTCTGGGGGGATGGCGGCCGTCCGTGTCGGCGGCAAGATGGGTTTCATCGACACGAGCGGCAAGCTGGTCATCGGGCCGCAGTACAAGCAGGTCGGCGATTTCTCCGAGGACCTTGCGGCGTTCAAGCGCGACCTGAACTGGGGCTACATCAACAAGACGGGCGAGGTCGTTATCGCCGACACGTTCCGCAAGGCCGAGCAGTTCCATGACGGGCGGGCGCGGGCCGCGCGCGGCATCGACTCGGGTTTCATCGACACGGCAGGCAACTTCGTCATCAAGGCCGAGGGCTTCAATGTCTACGCCGATTTCCACGAGAAGCTCGCGCGCATTGACGTTGCCATGAAGCCGGCCTTCATCGACACAACGGGCAAGCGCGTCATTGACGCCAAGCTCGAGGATGCCGGCGACTTCCACGAAGGCCTCGCCCGCGCCGCCGTCGTGGTCGACAAGCAGGACCACGAGAAGCCCGAATAG
- a CDS encoding histidinol phosphate phosphatase domain-containing protein: protein MIDLHTHTILSDGELIASELVRRAQVAGYTAIGITDHADASNLEWLAETALRAAQALNAHQEVTVIPGVELTHVPPSQIEELVARARALGLPLVCVHGQTTAEPVAPGTNRAALQCDIDILAHPGLITEADARLAAERGVCLELSARQGHCLTNGHVARRAIEAGAKLVVNTDSHDPGDLLSEAAWRAVALGAGLTEAQAAEVAHNSEALVEKLTGPSSRSD from the coding sequence CTGATCGACCTGCACACGCACACGATCCTGAGCGACGGCGAGCTGATCGCCTCGGAACTCGTGCGCCGCGCACAGGTGGCGGGCTACACGGCCATCGGCATCACCGACCACGCCGATGCCTCGAACCTGGAATGGCTTGCCGAAACCGCGCTTCGCGCCGCCCAGGCACTCAATGCCCACCAAGAGGTGACCGTCATCCCGGGCGTCGAGCTGACCCATGTGCCGCCGAGCCAGATCGAGGAGCTTGTCGCGCGCGCCAGGGCTCTTGGTCTCCCCCTGGTCTGTGTCCACGGGCAGACGACGGCCGAGCCGGTTGCACCCGGCACGAATCGTGCTGCACTGCAATGCGATATAGACATTCTGGCGCACCCGGGGCTGATCACCGAGGCCGATGCACGGCTCGCCGCTGAGCGCGGCGTTTGCCTCGAGCTGAGCGCGCGCCAGGGCCACTGCCTCACTAACGGCCACGTGGCTCGGAGAGCAATCGAAGCCGGGGCCAAGCTCGTGGTCAACACCGACAGCCACGATCCCGGCGACCTGCTGAGCGAGGCCGCGTGGCGGGCCGTCGCGCTCGGCGCGGGCCTGACCGAGGCCCAGGCCGCCGAGGTTGCCCACAACAGTGAGGCGCTCGTCGAGAAACTGACAGGACCATCATCCCGGAGTGACTAG